The following are from one region of the Phycisphaerales bacterium genome:
- a CDS encoding GC-type dockerin domain-anchored protein — protein sequence MGSSKPILPSLACLLACSGSTLAQCDAERLVRAPEETGSFGLQVHVDDRWLIVGDWTAYTACSTPDPFACSGGATFVYEREGDQWVFLQKIVPGDIAAFDQFGSFAIDGDRMLIPTPRKFSDPRLGRVDVYDYVESAGQWVETDRFYPPDTPEADAAFAAPIALGGSLALAVQGDLIHRYVQGAEGWEYRESFGAPDGLPSDANFGQQVEIDGDWVFVAAPLDSTHDDRHGSVYVYRRNADDSLTFTQKLLPPGDSISLAYYGLWIASSEGEVAIAAPGQSRTFSGQGAVFTYELVGGQWTLSQELACSDSATSGVFGAGLAFHADTLVAGTWRNWDFTSYVFQRGGNGQWREVAKLTPDDATPEGWFADGFGQRAATDGRHVVYGVPGERTTRSPVIRTGAVYAFDLDCEICEADLDADGALTIFDFLMFANLFDAGDPQADFDGDGELTIFDFLAFQTAFDAGCA from the coding sequence ATGGGAAGCTCCAAGCCCATCCTGCCTTCGCTTGCGTGCCTTCTGGCCTGCTCGGGTTCGACCCTCGCCCAGTGCGATGCCGAACGCCTGGTCCGCGCTCCGGAGGAAACCGGCTCGTTCGGACTCCAGGTGCACGTGGACGACCGCTGGCTGATCGTGGGCGACTGGACGGCCTACACCGCGTGCTCGACCCCCGACCCCTTCGCGTGCAGCGGGGGCGCGACGTTCGTGTACGAGCGGGAAGGCGACCAATGGGTATTTCTCCAGAAGATCGTGCCCGGCGACATCGCAGCGTTCGATCAGTTCGGCAGCTTCGCCATCGATGGCGATCGGATGCTCATCCCCACGCCGCGGAAGTTCTCCGACCCACGCCTGGGGCGCGTAGACGTGTACGACTACGTCGAGTCGGCCGGGCAATGGGTCGAGACCGATCGCTTCTACCCGCCCGACACGCCCGAGGCCGACGCGGCCTTCGCGGCGCCCATCGCCCTGGGCGGCAGCCTGGCCCTGGCGGTGCAGGGCGACCTGATCCATCGGTACGTCCAGGGCGCCGAGGGCTGGGAATATCGCGAGAGCTTTGGGGCTCCAGATGGACTGCCGTCGGATGCGAACTTCGGCCAGCAGGTCGAGATTGATGGGGATTGGGTGTTCGTCGCGGCACCGCTGGACAGCACGCACGACGATCGTCATGGATCGGTATACGTGTATCGGCGCAACGCTGATGATTCGCTGACGTTCACTCAGAAATTGCTGCCTCCCGGCGACTCGATATCACTGGCCTACTACGGACTGTGGATCGCATCCAGCGAAGGAGAGGTGGCCATTGCAGCTCCGGGCCAGTCTCGCACATTTTCTGGGCAAGGAGCCGTGTTTACGTATGAGCTTGTCGGCGGGCAGTGGACACTGAGTCAGGAGCTTGCATGCAGCGACAGCGCGACCAGCGGCGTATTTGGCGCGGGTTTGGCCTTCCACGCTGATACTTTGGTGGCCGGAACATGGCGGAATTGGGACTTTACAAGTTACGTCTTCCAGCGCGGCGGCAACGGCCAGTGGCGCGAGGTGGCGAAGCTGACACCCGACGACGCCACGCCCGAGGGCTGGTTCGCCGACGGCTTCGGGCAACGGGCCGCCACCGATGGCCGGCACGTGGTCTACGGCGTGCCCGGGGAGCGGACGACGCGGTCGCCGGTCATCCGCACGGGCGCGGTGTATGCGTTCGACCTCGACTGCGAGATCTGCGAAGCCGACCTCGACGCCGACGGCGCGCTCACCATCTTCGACTTCCTGATGTTCGCCAACCTCTTCGACGCTGGCGACCCCCAGGCCGACTTCGACGGCGACGGCGAGCTGACGATCTTCGACTTCCTGGCGTTCCAGACGGCGTTCGACGCGGGGTGCGCGTAG
- the folE2 gene encoding GTP cyclohydrolase FolE2: MTQKPADAAMPDMQSSADPREIAIDRVGVREVVYPIRLRTRAGGEQGSIANISMYVALPHTQKGTHMSRFIEVLEAHACEPITPEEFPGIARAIRDRLNAKEAHIEAGFVYFVKKKAPVTGIESLMDYKVTFACTANGDDDFVMTVAAPATSLCPCSKEISEYGAHNQRCEITASVRFTGEMWIEDLVEICEGASSLEVFALLKRPDEKYVTEHAYDNPKFVEDIIRDLAIALDKDDRVRWYAISSENFESIHSHNAYAELERDKR; encoded by the coding sequence ATGACCCAGAAGCCCGCCGACGCCGCCATGCCCGACATGCAGTCGAGCGCCGACCCGCGTGAGATCGCCATCGACCGCGTGGGCGTCCGCGAGGTCGTGTATCCCATCCGCCTGCGCACGCGGGCGGGCGGCGAGCAGGGCTCGATCGCCAACATCTCCATGTACGTGGCCCTGCCCCACACCCAGAAGGGCACGCACATGAGCCGCTTCATCGAGGTGCTCGAGGCCCACGCCTGCGAGCCCATCACGCCCGAAGAGTTCCCCGGCATCGCGCGAGCGATTCGCGACCGCCTGAACGCCAAGGAGGCCCACATCGAGGCCGGCTTCGTCTACTTCGTCAAGAAGAAGGCGCCCGTCACCGGCATCGAGAGCCTGATGGACTACAAGGTGACGTTCGCCTGCACCGCCAACGGCGACGACGACTTCGTCATGACCGTCGCCGCGCCCGCGACGAGCCTCTGCCCGTGCAGCAAGGAGATTTCCGAGTACGGCGCCCACAACCAGCGCTGCGAGATCACCGCCAGTGTCCGGTTTACGGGCGAGATGTGGATCGAGGACCTCGTCGAGATCTGCGAGGGTGCGAGTTCATTGGAGGTCTTCGCCCTGCTCAAGCGGCCCGACGAGAAGTACGTGACCGAGCACGCCTACGACAATCCCAAGTTCGTCGAGGACATCATCCGCGACCTGGCCATCGCGCTGGACAAGGACGACCGCGTGCGCTGGTACGCCATCAGCAGCGAGAACTTCGAGAGCATCCACAGCCACAACGCGTATGCGGAGCTGGAGCGCGACAAGCGCTGA
- the rplQ gene encoding 50S ribosomal protein L17 has translation MRHRKAGFKLGRTRSHREAMLRNMAASLFEHGQIVTSVPKAKALQPLVEKIITKAKKGDLHSRRQVIAMLGRDRKAFDWMYVPKGADEAFRQRIADQRERTEKFFDIPSGDQVERNRYGELRKAPRLVRHIFENVAPRFEDRQGGYTRIVRIGYHRLGDATEMCVIQFVGAEEGPEIGGNPSRRRRQADKRSAYNAKLRKDRGGEKAGEKKAEAATATAEPEAKAEESGESSES, from the coding sequence ATGCGTCACCGCAAAGCAGGCTTCAAGCTCGGCCGCACCCGCTCGCACCGCGAGGCGATGCTGCGCAACATGGCCGCCTCCCTCTTCGAGCACGGCCAGATCGTCACGAGCGTGCCCAAGGCCAAGGCCCTCCAGCCGCTGGTCGAGAAGATCATCACCAAGGCCAAGAAGGGCGACCTGCACAGCCGCCGGCAGGTCATCGCCATGCTCGGGCGAGACCGCAAGGCCTTCGACTGGATGTACGTGCCCAAGGGCGCCGACGAGGCCTTCAGGCAGCGCATCGCCGACCAGCGCGAGCGCACCGAGAAGTTCTTCGATATCCCAAGCGGCGACCAGGTCGAGCGCAACCGCTACGGCGAGCTGCGCAAGGCCCCCAGGCTCGTTCGGCACATCTTCGAGAACGTCGCCCCGCGCTTCGAGGACCGCCAGGGCGGCTACACCCGCATCGTCCGCATCGGCTACCACCGGCTGGGCGACGCCACCGAGATGTGCGTGATCCAGTTCGTCGGCGCCGAGGAGGGCCCGGAGATCGGCGGCAACCCCAGCCGCCGCCGCCGCCAGGCCGACAAGCGCAGCGCGTACAACGCGAAGCTTCGCAAGGACCGTGGCGGCGAGAAGGCCGGCGAGAAGAAGGCCGAAGCCGCGACGGCGACGGCCGAGCCCGAGGCCAAGGCGGAAGAGTCGGGCGAGTCTTCGGAGTCCTAA
- a CDS encoding DNA-directed RNA polymerase subunit alpha, with protein MRVRWRGLELPTHVVSDPKFNNTTFGRFTVEPFERGFGTTIGNSLRRILLSSIEGAAVTAVKIKGASHEFETLPGVLEDVTDIVLNIKNLVLKLEGDEPRVMHLAAQGPGEVTADLIEADTNVTIVNKDLVLCTLTSEVDFEMELHVAKGRGYVPAAEHLSRRDEQDIGLIAVDSIFSPVHRVRYHVEDTRVGQRTNYDKLSMDIWTDGTITPEMSLVEAGKILRKHLNPFVQYFELGQERVSEEAAAAAGVDEGLIRKLNLPISELELSVRASNCLESAKLYTVGQVIMQTESELLKLRSFGRTSLREVKKKLSEMGLELGMDLPEGYAPEVVQL; from the coding sequence ATGCGTGTTCGCTGGCGTGGTCTCGAATTGCCCACCCATGTGGTGTCCGATCCCAAGTTCAACAACACGACCTTTGGTCGCTTCACCGTCGAGCCCTTCGAGCGCGGCTTCGGCACGACCATCGGCAACAGCCTGCGGCGCATCCTGCTCAGCTCGATCGAGGGCGCCGCCGTCACGGCCGTCAAGATCAAGGGCGCCAGCCACGAGTTCGAGACGCTGCCCGGCGTGCTCGAGGATGTCACCGACATCGTGCTGAACATCAAGAATCTCGTCCTGAAGCTCGAGGGCGACGAGCCCCGCGTCATGCACCTGGCCGCCCAGGGCCCCGGCGAGGTCACCGCCGACCTGATCGAGGCCGACACCAACGTCACCATCGTCAACAAGGACCTGGTGCTCTGCACGCTCACCAGCGAGGTCGACTTCGAGATGGAGCTGCACGTGGCCAAGGGCCGCGGCTACGTTCCCGCCGCCGAGCACCTGAGCCGCCGCGACGAGCAGGACATCGGCCTGATCGCCGTCGACTCGATCTTCAGCCCCGTGCACCGCGTGCGCTACCACGTCGAGGACACCCGCGTGGGCCAGCGCACCAACTACGACAAGCTGTCGATGGACATCTGGACCGACGGCACGATCACGCCCGAGATGTCGCTGGTCGAGGCCGGCAAGATCCTCCGCAAGCACCTGAACCCCTTCGTCCAGTACTTCGAGCTGGGCCAGGAGCGCGTCAGCGAGGAGGCCGCCGCGGCCGCCGGCGTCGACGAGGGGCTCATCCGCAAGCTCAACCTGCCCATCAGCGAGTTGGAGCTCTCCGTCCGGGCCAGCAACTGCCTGGAGAGCGCCAAGCTCTACACCGTCGGCCAGGTCATCATGCAGACCGAGAGCGAGCTGCTCAAGCTCCGCAGCTTCGGCCGCACGAGCCTGCGTGAGGTCAAGAAGAAGCTGTCCGAGATGGGCCTGGAGCTGGGCATGGACCTGCCCGAGGGCTACGCGCCCGAGGTGGTGCAGCTCTAA
- the rpsK gene encoding 30S ribosomal protein S11: protein MAKKTKKVRKNVVRGIIHVKATSNNTMITITDTNGETLAWDSAGTIGFKGARKATPFAATRAGESVGQKVRKMGMSEAEVRIRGTGGGREAAVNGVVSTGIRVTAIEDHTPVPHNGCRPPKKRRV, encoded by the coding sequence ATGGCCAAGAAGACCAAGAAGGTCCGCAAGAACGTCGTCCGTGGCATCATCCACGTCAAGGCAACCAGCAACAACACGATGATCACCATCACCGATACCAACGGCGAGACGCTCGCCTGGGATTCGGCCGGAACCATCGGCTTCAAGGGCGCCCGCAAGGCCACGCCCTTCGCCGCCACCCGCGCGGGCGAGAGCGTGGGCCAGAAGGTCCGCAAGATGGGCATGAGCGAGGCCGAAGTCCGCATCCGCGGCACCGGCGGTGGCCGCGAGGCCGCCGTCAACGGCGTGGTCTCCACCGGCATCCGCGTGACGGCCATCGAGGACCACACCCCGGTGCCCCACAACGGCTGCCGCCCGCCGAAGAAGCGCCGCGTCTGA
- the rpsM gene encoding 30S ribosomal protein S13, with protein MPRIAGIDIPDRKKIYYALQYVHGIGPKYAADILTEAQIDPNRRANDLTEQEVAQIGAIIDNNYLVEGALRRQVGQNIQRLKDTRAYRGERHRRGLPVHGQRTRCNARTRKGRKKTVAGKKGVKG; from the coding sequence GTGCCGCGTATCGCAGGTATTGACATCCCAGACCGCAAGAAGATCTACTACGCCCTGCAGTACGTGCATGGCATCGGGCCGAAGTACGCAGCGGACATCCTGACCGAGGCGCAGATCGACCCCAACCGCCGCGCGAACGACCTGACCGAGCAGGAAGTCGCCCAGATCGGTGCGATCATCGACAACAACTACCTGGTCGAGGGCGCCCTGCGCCGCCAGGTGGGCCAGAACATCCAGCGGCTCAAGGACACCCGCGCCTATCGCGGCGAGCGTCACCGCCGGGGCCTGCCCGTGCACGGCCAGCGCACCCGCTGCAACGCCCGCACCCGCAAGGGCCGCAAGAAGACCGTGGCCGGCAAGAAGGGCGTCAAGGGCTAA
- the ykgO gene encoding type B 50S ribosomal protein L36 encodes MKVKASVKRRSKDCQIVRRRGRVYIINKKNPRFKQRQG; translated from the coding sequence ATGAAGGTGAAAGCAAGTGTCAAGCGGCGGTCGAAGGACTGCCAGATCGTGCGCCGTCGCGGCCGGGTCTACATCATCAACAAGAAGAACCCCCGCTTCAAGCAGCGCCAGGGCTGA
- a CDS encoding methionyl aminopeptidase: MIRTGSRLRGPQLYTQSDFAALSGAAFRARGVLDDLISRARSGVYALELEALCLERIDAAGAKSAMADIDGFGFACSISVDDVVTHGRPDNEPLRRGQVVTIDLMLSLDGWHADVAETIVVGGGGHPLLDALDAVWDVGLAEIRPGAAWTEVTRAMAESARTNGVRLVCGLAGHGIGFAPHELPVLPLVPEPGDPPVVLRPGMVFTLEPAVTTGDGNTIDSEDGWAIRTADGAPSAAREAMIAVENDGIRVLGGA, from the coding sequence GTGATCAGGACAGGTTCCAGGCTCCGGGGACCACAGCTGTACACGCAATCTGATTTCGCCGCGCTCTCGGGCGCGGCGTTTCGTGCGCGAGGCGTGCTCGACGACTTGATCTCACGAGCTCGATCCGGCGTGTACGCGCTCGAACTCGAGGCCCTGTGCCTGGAACGAATCGACGCCGCGGGTGCGAAGTCGGCAATGGCGGACATCGACGGGTTCGGCTTCGCCTGCTCGATAAGTGTCGACGACGTGGTTACCCACGGCCGCCCGGACAATGAGCCGCTTCGTCGGGGCCAGGTCGTCACCATCGACCTCATGCTGTCCCTGGACGGCTGGCACGCCGACGTTGCCGAGACGATCGTCGTCGGCGGTGGGGGGCATCCGCTGCTCGACGCCCTCGACGCGGTATGGGATGTTGGCTTGGCTGAAATTCGGCCCGGCGCAGCGTGGACGGAGGTCACTCGGGCGATGGCTGAGTCCGCCAGGACCAACGGCGTTCGGCTGGTCTGCGGCTTGGCCGGCCACGGCATCGGCTTCGCCCCCCACGAACTTCCCGTCCTACCCCTGGTGCCCGAGCCCGGGGACCCGCCGGTGGTTCTTCGCCCGGGCATGGTTTTCACGCTGGAGCCGGCGGTCACCACGGGCGACGGGAATACCATCGATTCGGAGGATGGTTGGGCTATCCGGACGGCCGACGGCGCCCCCTCGGCCGCAAGGGAAGCCATGATTGCCGTCGAAAACGACGGAATCCGTGTGCTCGGCGGGGCCTGA
- the secY gene encoding preprotein translocase subunit SecY, with the protein MIQALLNVFRIAELRTKVLFTLGMLAVYRIGMWIPLPGVNQEALSLSAELQQEAGGALGRAMSFMSVFSGGSLSQSTIFGLGIMPYISAAIIFQLLGSVLPSLKALKEEGPTGQQKIQEWTRYATVGLCIVQAIGWLYYISQQAGPGGEMIVYGQWRQSPLWWVMGVSVLTAGTVFLMWLGEQIDRHGIGNGMSMIIMASILAGMPMAVGWVYSNFDPQAPDGLNWIGIILLVGGFVGVVAGSVLMTVAQRRIPIQQAKHTRGRRTYGGQRSYLPLRVNHGGVMPIIFASSLMIFPSVIFSGISEATQQSGGILFTLSNWFGDALNYGQFPYIMLHVIMVYFFSYFWITIQFNPEEISKQMRDHGSFIPGLRPGPRTAEYLEAVMERLTYVGGAFLAVIAVLPMLVSVAMGVPFHVTQFLGGTGLLIVVAVILDFVQRIEANLLMRNYAGFLGGQDGTGKGPKLRGPR; encoded by the coding sequence ATGATCCAGGCCCTGCTCAACGTGTTCCGCATCGCCGAGCTGCGCACCAAGGTGCTCTTCACCCTGGGCATGCTGGCGGTCTATCGAATCGGCATGTGGATCCCCCTGCCGGGCGTCAACCAGGAAGCACTCTCGCTGTCGGCCGAGCTCCAGCAGGAGGCCGGCGGGGCCCTCGGCCGCGCCATGAGCTTCATGTCGGTGTTCAGTGGCGGGTCGCTTTCACAGTCGACCATCTTCGGGCTGGGCATCATGCCCTACATCTCCGCGGCCATCATCTTCCAGCTCCTCGGCTCGGTGCTGCCAAGCCTGAAGGCGCTCAAGGAAGAGGGCCCGACCGGCCAGCAGAAGATCCAGGAGTGGACGCGCTACGCGACCGTCGGCCTGTGCATCGTGCAGGCCATCGGTTGGCTCTACTACATCAGCCAGCAGGCCGGCCCGGGCGGCGAGATGATCGTCTACGGCCAGTGGCGCCAGAGCCCGCTGTGGTGGGTCATGGGCGTCTCGGTCCTTACCGCCGGCACGGTGTTCCTCATGTGGCTGGGCGAGCAGATCGACCGCCACGGTATCGGCAACGGCATGAGCATGATCATCATGGCCAGCATCCTGGCCGGCATGCCCATGGCCGTGGGCTGGGTGTACAGCAACTTCGACCCGCAAGCCCCCGATGGCCTGAACTGGATCGGCATCATCCTGCTGGTCGGCGGCTTCGTGGGCGTCGTCGCCGGCTCGGTGCTCATGACCGTCGCCCAGCGTCGCATCCCCATCCAGCAGGCCAAGCACACCCGCGGCCGCCGCACCTACGGCGGTCAGCGCAGCTACCTGCCCCTGCGCGTGAACCACGGCGGCGTGATGCCCATCATCTTTGCCAGCTCGCTGATGATCTTCCCATCGGTCATCTTCAGCGGCATCTCGGAGGCCACCCAGCAGAGCGGCGGCATCCTGTTCACGCTATCGAACTGGTTCGGCGATGCGCTCAACTACGGCCAGTTCCCCTACATCATGCTGCACGTCATCATGGTGTACTTCTTCAGCTACTTCTGGATCACCATCCAGTTCAACCCTGAAGAGATCAGCAAGCAGATGCGCGATCACGGCTCATTCATCCCGGGCCTGCGTCCCGGTCCGCGAACGGCCGAGTATCTCGAGGCAGTCATGGAGCGGCTGACATACGTCGGCGGCGCGTTCCTGGCGGTCATCGCGGTGCTGCCGATGCTGGTGAGCGTTGCCATGGGCGTGCCTTTCCACGTCACCCAGTTCCTTGGCGGCACGGGCCTGCTCATCGTGGTTGCGGTAATCCTCGACTTCGTCCAGCGAATCGAGGCCAATCTGCTCATGCGGAACTACGCAGGCTTCCTCGGCGGCCAGGACGGCACCGGCAAGGGGCCCAAGCTCCGCGGGCCGAGGTGA
- the rplO gene encoding 50S ribosomal protein L15 — protein sequence MMIHEITSQAGRYKQRKRVGRGQGSGGKRAGRGQKGAGSRKGHSTLHQFEGGQMPMFRTMPKFGFTNVKFKTLFWIVNIKDIVEHENFKNGGEINAKSLIDAGLIRDTSRDVKILGNVPEGGLKTKLTVNVSRVSGSARKIIEDAGGAVTESGTRRDRVRGVDRNSDDKTPKNLTKKLRRPNLERRQAAKAKK from the coding sequence ATGATGATCCACGAGATCACGTCCCAAGCGGGTCGCTACAAGCAGCGCAAGCGCGTCGGCCGCGGACAGGGCAGCGGCGGCAAGCGCGCCGGCCGGGGCCAGAAGGGCGCCGGCAGCCGCAAGGGCCATTCGACCCTCCACCAGTTCGAGGGTGGTCAGATGCCGATGTTCCGCACGATGCCCAAGTTCGGCTTCACGAACGTCAAGTTCAAGACGCTGTTCTGGATCGTCAACATCAAGGACATCGTCGAGCACGAGAACTTCAAGAACGGCGGCGAGATCAACGCCAAGTCGCTGATCGATGCCGGCCTGATCCGCGACACCAGCCGCGACGTCAAGATCCTGGGCAACGTGCCCGAGGGTGGCCTGAAAACCAAGCTGACCGTGAACGTCAGCCGCGTCAGTGGCTCGGCCCGCAAGATCATCGAGGATGCCGGCGGAGCCGTGACCGAAAGCGGCACGCGTCGTGATCGTGTCCGCGGAGTGGATCGCAACAGCGATGACAAGACCCCCAAGAACCTGACCAAGAAACTGCGTCGCCCGAATCTCGAGCGTCGCCAGGCGGCCAAGGCCAAGAAGTAA
- the rpsE gene encoding 30S ribosomal protein S5, which produces MPEMIDEAGQIESTTVNIYRTAATVKGGRRFSFGALVVVGDRQGKVGYGYAKSTEVPVAIEKAQRKARRSMVSVKRLGTTVPHEIETSFSASKIRLIPATPGTGIVAGATVRAVLEMAGYSDCITKSLGSGNKLNVVKAVIDGLAKLRLIEDVAERRGVDLGDSVIEQRIERARALTGAGIGVSTEAADTSDSSDDADKANDN; this is translated from the coding sequence ATGCCTGAGATGATCGACGAAGCCGGGCAGATCGAATCGACCACGGTCAACATCTACCGCACCGCCGCAACGGTGAAGGGTGGCCGCCGCTTCAGCTTTGGAGCGCTCGTGGTCGTGGGCGATCGCCAGGGCAAGGTGGGCTACGGCTACGCCAAGAGCACGGAAGTGCCCGTGGCGATCGAGAAGGCCCAGCGCAAGGCCCGCCGCAGCATGGTGAGCGTCAAGCGGCTGGGCACCACCGTGCCCCACGAGATCGAGACGAGCTTCTCGGCTTCGAAGATCCGCCTGATCCCCGCCACGCCCGGTACGGGTATTGTCGCAGGCGCTACCGTCCGCGCCGTGCTCGAGATGGCCGGCTACAGCGACTGCATCACCAAGAGCCTGGGCTCGGGCAACAAGCTCAACGTCGTCAAGGCCGTGATCGATGGACTCGCGAAGCTTCGGCTCATCGAGGACGTGGCCGAGCGCCGCGGCGTCGACCTGGGCGACTCGGTAATCGAGCAGCGCATCGAGCGTGCACGCGCCCTGACGGGGGCTGGCATCGGCGTCAGCACCGAGGCGGCCGACACCAGCGACTCTTCCGACGATGCCGACAAGGCCAACGATAATTGA
- the rplR gene encoding 50S ribosomal protein L18 — MDRQQAKQARRTRRRIGIRKRVSGTGEIPRLSIYRSLRHVYAQVVNDLDGTTICAASTMDKGFKGEATGNAEAAKAVGKLIAERAKAKGVEKVVFDRGGFRYHGRVQALADAAREGGLKF, encoded by the coding sequence ATGGACAGGCAGCAAGCCAAGCAAGCACGCCGAACCCGCCGCCGCATCGGCATCCGCAAGCGCGTTTCGGGCACGGGCGAGATCCCGCGCCTGAGCATCTATCGCTCGCTGCGGCACGTGTACGCCCAGGTTGTCAACGATCTGGACGGCACGACCATCTGCGCCGCCTCGACGATGGACAAGGGGTTCAAGGGCGAGGCCACCGGCAACGCCGAGGCCGCCAAGGCCGTGGGCAAGCTCATTGCCGAGCGGGCCAAGGCCAAGGGTGTCGAGAAGGTGGTCTTCGACCGTGGCGGGTTCCGCTACCACGGGCGTGTACAGGCGCTGGCCGACGCGGCCCGCGAGGGCGGATTGAAGTTCTGA
- the rplF gene encoding 50S ribosomal protein L6 yields the protein MSRIGKKPISVPKGVKVNVDGQTVRVEGSKGSLTHEVHPLVSVAWDEGEQTLSFAVPEGKEGDRKAKSLWGTSRSIVENNIQGVSQGYTKVLEVQGVGYTAAVEGNRLKLIVGFANPIFKTIPQGVDVKVEKQTVTVSGFDKQAVGQFAAEVRAVRKPEPYNGKGIKYSDETIIRKEGKTAGA from the coding sequence ATGTCACGCATCGGCAAGAAGCCCATCTCCGTGCCCAAGGGCGTCAAGGTCAACGTCGACGGTCAGACCGTGCGCGTCGAGGGTTCCAAGGGATCGCTGACCCATGAGGTGCATCCTCTGGTGAGCGTTGCCTGGGACGAAGGTGAGCAGACGCTGTCCTTCGCCGTGCCCGAGGGCAAGGAAGGCGACCGCAAGGCCAAGAGCCTGTGGGGTACCAGCCGCTCGATCGTCGAGAACAACATCCAGGGCGTCAGCCAGGGATACACCAAGGTTCTCGAGGTCCAGGGCGTGGGCTACACCGCCGCGGTGGAAGGCAACCGCCTGAAGCTCATCGTGGGATTCGCCAACCCCATCTTCAAGACCATCCCCCAGGGCGTGGACGTGAAGGTGGAGAAGCAGACCGTCACGGTGAGCGGCTTCGACAAGCAGGCCGTCGGCCAGTTTGCCGCCGAGGTCCGCGCAGTCCGCAAGCCCGAGCCGTACAATGGCAAGGGCATCAAGTACAGCGACGAGACGATCATCCGCAAGGAGGGCAAGACCGCCGGCGCGTGA
- the rpsH gene encoding 30S ribosomal protein S8, with protein sequence MSVNDPISDMLTRIRNGLRNRSRQVDCLNSKVCRGVAQVLQDEGYVEGFEVVEDGRQGILRVSLRYGSAGEPLIASLTRVSKPGRRVYSSVEKLPRPLQGMGIAVVSTSRGVMSDRKCRNERVGGELLAVVQ encoded by the coding sequence ATGTCGGTCAACGATCCGATCTCGGACATGCTCACGCGGATCCGCAACGGCCTGCGCAACCGCAGCCGCCAGGTGGACTGCCTGAACAGCAAGGTGTGCCGTGGCGTCGCTCAGGTCCTCCAGGACGAGGGCTACGTCGAAGGCTTCGAAGTGGTCGAGGACGGCCGCCAAGGCATCCTGCGGGTGTCGCTGCGGTACGGCTCGGCTGGCGAGCCGCTGATTGCCTCGCTCACTCGCGTGAGCAAGCCTGGTCGCCGCGTATACAGCAGCGTCGAGAAGCTGCCGCGTCCGCTGCAGGGCATGGGCATCGCCGTGGTGTCTACCAGCCGGGGCGTGATGAGCGATCGCAAGTGCCGCAACGAGCGCGTGGGCGGCGAACTGCTGGCGGTGGTCCAGTAA
- a CDS encoding type Z 30S ribosomal protein S14, with protein MATKAQIAKSNKTPKFSTRTVRRCELTGRSRGVYRKFRISRIMLRKLAHEGKIPGMRKASW; from the coding sequence ATGGCGACCAAGGCACAGATCGCAAAGAGCAACAAGACGCCCAAGTTCTCGACTCGGACGGTGCGCCGGTGCGAGCTGACCGGGCGGTCTCGCGGGGTGTACCGCAAGTTCCGCATCAGCCGCATCATGCTCCGCAAGCTTGCCCACGAGGGCAAGATTCCGGGCATGCGCAAGGCAAGCTGGTAA
- the rplE gene encoding 50S ribosomal protein L5 yields MAKNKPNQDDPAIKAAAAPREGMQRLRKRYLEEARSEITKQFGVSNPMAMPVLDRIVINVNMGRFLDGPKIPPNIRSTVIDTLTQITGQKPVVVKAKKSVSNFKVREGMETSAMVTMRGDRMWDFLDRFINLATPRIKDFRGVSETSFDKAGNYSLGLNEQGVFPEINMANVTFTHGMNINFVFRNSDKAKSRAVLESLGMPFRKPAPPKKKAS; encoded by the coding sequence ATGGCTAAGAACAAGCCCAATCAGGACGATCCCGCCATCAAGGCGGCGGCCGCGCCCCGCGAGGGCATGCAGCGGTTGCGGAAGCGCTACCTCGAAGAGGCGCGTTCCGAGATCACCAAGCAGTTCGGCGTGTCCAACCCCATGGCCATGCCCGTGCTCGATCGCATCGTGATCAACGTGAACATGGGACGCTTCCTGGATGGTCCGAAGATTCCGCCGAACATCCGCTCGACTGTGATCGACACGCTGACGCAGATCACCGGCCAGAAGCCCGTGGTGGTCAAGGCCAAGAAGAGCGTCTCGAACTTCAAGGTTCGCGAGGGCATGGAAACCTCGGCGATGGTCACGATGCGTGGTGATCGCATGTGGGACTTCCTCGATCGCTTCATCAACCTCGCAACGCCTCGAATCAAGGACTTCCGTGGCGTTTCGGAGACTTCGTTCGACAAGGCTGGCAACTACTCGCTGGGCCTGAACGAGCAGGGCGTGTTCCCCGAAATCAATATGGCGAACGTGACGTTCACGCACGGCATGAACATCAACTTCGTCTTCCGCAACTCGGACAAGGCCAAGAGCAGGGCCGTGCTCGAGAGCCTGGGCATGCCCTTCCGCAAGCCCGCGCCGCCGAAGAAGAAGGCCAGCTGA